One part of the Mycobacterium marinum genome encodes these proteins:
- a CDS encoding arylsulfatase: MTGSNGFQGKIELDIRDSEADWGPYAAPTAPENAPNILYLVWDDTGIATWDCFGGLVQMPTMSRIAERGVRLTQFHTTALCSPTRASLLTGRNATTVGMATIEEFTDGFPNCSGRIPADTALLSEVLAERGYNTYCVGKWHLTPMEESSMAATRRHWPVSRGFERFYGFMGGETDQWYPDLVYDNHPVNPPATPEDGYHLSKDLADKTIQFIRDAKVVAPDKPWFSYVCPGAGHAPHHVFKEWADKYAGKFDMGYERYREIVLENQKAMGIVPPDTELSPINPYLDVKGPSGESWPMQDTVRPWGSLNEEEKKLFSRMAEVFAGFLSYTDAQIGRILDYLEESGELDNTIIVVISDNGASGEGGPNGSVNEGKFFNGYIDTVEESMKLFDHLGGPQTYNHYPIGWAMAFNTPYKLFKRYASHEGGIADTAIISWPDGIAAHGEVRDHYINVCDVTPTVYDLLDMTPPEVVKGIAQKPLDGVSFKAALTDPAADTGKKTQFYAMLGTRGIWHEGWFANTVHAAAPAGWSHFDADRWELFHIAQDRSQCHDLAAEHPDKLEELKALWFSEAAKYNGLPLGDLNIMETMMRSRPYLVGERTSYIYYPGCAEVGIGAGAEIRGRSFALVAEVTVDTTGAEGVLFKQGGAHGGHVLFIADGRLHYVYNFLGERQQLLSSVGPIPLGHHLFGVRYARTGTVPNSHTPLGDLTMYFDHNEVGSLADVTTHPGTFGLAGAGITVGRNGGSAVSSRYKAPFAFTGGSIARVTIDLSGRPYEDVEKELALAFSRD, translated from the coding sequence ATGACGGGGTCGAATGGTTTTCAGGGCAAGATCGAGTTGGATATCCGCGACTCGGAAGCGGATTGGGGTCCGTACGCGGCGCCCACAGCGCCCGAGAATGCGCCCAACATCTTGTACCTGGTCTGGGATGACACCGGAATTGCCACCTGGGACTGCTTCGGCGGGCTGGTGCAGATGCCGACCATGTCACGAATCGCCGAACGCGGCGTGCGACTGACCCAGTTCCACACCACCGCGCTGTGCTCGCCGACGCGGGCGTCGCTGCTGACCGGGCGCAACGCGACCACCGTGGGGATGGCGACCATCGAGGAGTTCACCGACGGGTTCCCCAACTGCAGTGGCCGCATCCCCGCCGATACGGCGCTGCTGTCTGAGGTACTGGCCGAACGTGGTTACAACACCTACTGCGTCGGGAAGTGGCATCTGACGCCGATGGAAGAGTCCAGCATGGCGGCGACGCGACGGCATTGGCCGGTCTCGCGCGGCTTCGAGCGGTTTTACGGGTTCATGGGTGGGGAGACCGACCAGTGGTACCCCGACCTGGTGTACGACAACCATCCGGTCAACCCGCCTGCAACCCCCGAGGATGGCTACCACCTGTCGAAGGACCTTGCCGACAAGACGATTCAGTTCATTCGTGACGCCAAGGTGGTAGCGCCTGACAAGCCCTGGTTCAGCTACGTGTGCCCGGGTGCCGGGCACGCGCCCCATCACGTCTTCAAAGAATGGGCCGACAAGTACGCCGGCAAGTTCGACATGGGCTATGAGCGCTACCGCGAGATCGTGCTGGAAAACCAGAAGGCGATGGGCATTGTGCCGCCCGACACCGAGTTGTCGCCGATCAACCCCTATCTCGACGTCAAAGGCCCCTCGGGCGAGTCGTGGCCGATGCAGGACACGGTGCGGCCCTGGGGCTCGCTGAACGAGGAAGAGAAAAAGCTGTTCAGCCGGATGGCCGAGGTGTTCGCCGGTTTCCTGAGCTATACCGACGCGCAGATCGGGCGGATCCTGGACTATCTCGAGGAATCCGGCGAGCTGGACAACACGATCATCGTGGTGATCTCCGACAATGGCGCCAGCGGCGAGGGCGGTCCCAACGGATCGGTGAACGAAGGCAAGTTCTTCAACGGCTACATCGATACCGTCGAAGAGAGCATGAAACTGTTTGACCACCTCGGCGGGCCCCAGACCTACAATCACTATCCGATCGGTTGGGCGATGGCTTTCAACACGCCCTACAAGCTGTTCAAGCGCTACGCCTCGCATGAGGGCGGTATCGCCGACACGGCAATCATTTCCTGGCCCGACGGAATCGCGGCGCACGGTGAAGTTCGGGACCACTACATCAACGTCTGCGATGTCACGCCGACCGTCTACGACCTGTTGGACATGACGCCGCCGGAGGTCGTCAAGGGCATCGCGCAAAAGCCGCTGGATGGTGTGAGTTTCAAAGCGGCCCTTACCGATCCCGCCGCCGATACCGGCAAGAAGACCCAGTTCTACGCCATGCTGGGAACCCGCGGCATCTGGCATGAGGGCTGGTTCGCCAACACCGTGCACGCTGCGGCCCCGGCGGGATGGTCGCATTTCGACGCCGACCGCTGGGAACTGTTCCACATCGCCCAAGACCGCAGCCAGTGCCATGATCTGGCTGCCGAGCACCCCGACAAGCTGGAGGAACTCAAGGCACTGTGGTTCTCCGAGGCCGCCAAGTACAACGGGCTGCCGCTGGGTGATCTGAACATCATGGAGACGATGATGCGGTCGCGACCGTATCTGGTCGGCGAACGCACGAGCTACATCTACTACCCCGGCTGTGCTGAGGTCGGCATCGGTGCCGGGGCCGAGATTCGCGGCCGCTCGTTCGCCTTGGTGGCCGAGGTCACCGTCGATACCACCGGCGCCGAGGGCGTGCTGTTCAAGCAGGGTGGGGCGCACGGCGGTCACGTGTTGTTCATCGCCGACGGTCGCCTGCACTACGTCTACAACTTCCTCGGTGAACGCCAGCAGTTGCTGTCCTCGGTGGGGCCGATTCCGCTGGGCCATCACTTGTTCGGGGTGCGCTATGCGCGGACGGGCACGGTGCCCAACAGCCATACGCCGCTGGGCGACCTTACGATGTACTTCGACCACAACGAGGTGGGCTCGCTTGCAGATGTGACGACCCACCCCGGAACGTTTGGACTTGCTGGTGCGGGCATCACCGTCGGCCGCAACGGCGGTTCTGCAGTGTCGAGTCGCTACAAGGCGCCCTTTGCCTTCACGGGCGGAAGCATCGCCCGAGTGACCATTGACCTATCCGGACGACCATATGAAGACGTGGAAAAAGAACTTGCACTTGCCTTTTCAAGGGACTGA
- a CDS encoding formylglycine-generating enzyme family protein has product MLTELVDLPGGSFRMGSTSFYPEEAPIHSVSVHAFAIERYPVTNAQFAEFVAATGYVTVAEQPLDPALYPGVNPDDLRPGAMVFRPTAGPVDLRDWRQWWDWAPGASWRHPWGPDSDVDDRADHPVVQVAYPDAAAYARWAGRRLPTEAEWEYAARGATTTTYAWGDEEKPAGQLMANTWQGKFPYRNDGALGWFGTSPVGTFPANGFGLFDMIGNVWEWTTTPFSAHHRIDQPPKACCAPTGPADPTISQTLKGGSHLCAPEYCHRYRPAARSPQSQDTATTHIGFRCVADR; this is encoded by the coding sequence GTGCTGACCGAATTGGTCGACCTGCCGGGCGGATCGTTTCGCATGGGGTCGACGAGCTTTTACCCGGAGGAAGCGCCGATCCATAGCGTGTCCGTGCACGCATTCGCGATCGAGCGCTACCCGGTGACCAACGCCCAGTTCGCAGAATTCGTGGCGGCGACGGGCTATGTGACGGTTGCAGAGCAGCCCCTTGACCCCGCGTTGTATCCGGGGGTAAATCCGGATGACCTACGTCCGGGTGCGATGGTGTTTCGTCCCACCGCGGGACCGGTCGACCTACGTGACTGGCGTCAGTGGTGGGATTGGGCGCCCGGCGCGAGCTGGCGTCATCCGTGGGGGCCGGACAGCGACGTCGACGACCGGGCCGATCACCCGGTGGTGCAGGTGGCCTATCCGGACGCCGCGGCCTACGCGCGGTGGGCGGGGCGTCGGCTACCGACCGAGGCCGAGTGGGAGTACGCGGCCCGCGGTGCCACCACCACCACCTACGCATGGGGCGACGAAGAGAAACCCGCCGGACAACTGATGGCCAACACCTGGCAGGGCAAGTTCCCCTATCGCAACGACGGAGCGCTCGGCTGGTTCGGAACCTCGCCGGTGGGAACCTTTCCGGCCAATGGGTTCGGCCTGTTCGACATGATCGGCAATGTCTGGGAGTGGACCACAACCCCGTTTTCGGCGCATCACCGCATCGATCAGCCGCCCAAGGCGTGCTGCGCGCCGACCGGGCCCGCCGATCCGACCATCAGCCAGACCCTCAAGGGTGGTTCGCACCTGTGCGCGCCCGAGTATTGCCACCGCTACCGGCCGGCGGCCCGTTCGCCGCAGTCCCAGGACACCGCGACCACCCATATCGGATTCCGCTGCGTGGCGGATCGCTAG
- a CDS encoding DUF4436 domain-containing protein — MADNNAAPGAAAAPDPPANARPEPKHMSRRKHLVLDTTIIVGVIVVYIFSLVGYHWLASTPGPLPKPDVGTTDDTVVLVRFEALHTVANRLDVKVLVMPDDSMIDHRLNVLTVDTSVRFYPENELGDLQYPVGKSPAQVATTIEAHGDPGNWPFDRYTTDTIQADVLVGTGENRQYKATRVEVTGSLEGWDISVERVGDASQTSDRPDNVIVTFQRAKGPLVFDLGICLVLITLPTLALFVAIQMITRRRKFQPPFGTWYAAMLFAVVPLRNILPGSPPAGAWIDQAIVIWVLIALATAMVVYVVAWYRVSE, encoded by the coding sequence ATGGCAGATAACAACGCTGCGCCGGGTGCGGCCGCCGCCCCGGATCCACCGGCGAATGCCCGGCCCGAACCCAAGCACATGTCGCGGCGCAAGCACCTCGTGCTCGACACCACAATCATTGTGGGCGTCATCGTCGTCTACATATTTTCGCTGGTCGGTTACCACTGGCTGGCCAGCACGCCGGGGCCGCTGCCCAAACCCGACGTCGGCACCACCGACGACACGGTGGTCCTGGTCCGCTTCGAGGCGCTGCATACCGTTGCAAATCGCCTCGATGTGAAAGTTCTGGTGATGCCCGACGATTCGATGATCGACCATCGGCTCAACGTGCTCACCGTGGACACCTCGGTGCGCTTCTACCCGGAAAATGAACTGGGCGACCTGCAGTACCCGGTGGGCAAGTCACCCGCCCAGGTAGCCACCACCATCGAAGCGCACGGCGACCCCGGTAACTGGCCATTCGACCGGTACACCACCGACACCATCCAAGCCGATGTCCTGGTGGGAACCGGTGAGAACCGTCAGTACAAGGCCACCCGGGTGGAAGTGACCGGATCGCTGGAGGGCTGGGACATCAGCGTCGAGCGGGTAGGGGACGCCAGTCAGACCTCCGACCGCCCCGACAACGTCATCGTGACCTTCCAGCGGGCCAAGGGGCCGCTGGTCTTCGACCTGGGCATCTGCCTGGTCCTGATCACCCTGCCGACGTTGGCCTTGTTCGTCGCGATCCAGATGATCACCCGCCGGAGAAAGTTTCAGCCACCGTTCGGCACCTGGTATGCGGCGATGCTGTTCGCCGTGGTGCCGTTGCGCAACATCCTTCCGGGTTCTCCGCCCGCGGGTGCGTGGATCGACCAAGCCATCGTCATCTGGGTGCTAATTGCGCTGGCCACGGCCATGGTGGTGTACGTTGTCGCCTGGTATCGCGTGTCTGAATGA
- the rplN gene encoding 50S ribosomal protein L14 codes for MIQQESRLKVADNTGAKEILCIRVLGGSSRRYAGIGDIIVATVKDAIPGGNVKRGDVVKAVVVRTVKERRRPDGSYIKFDENAAVIIKPDNDPRGTRIFGPVGRELREKRFMKIISLAPEVL; via the coding sequence GTGATTCAGCAGGAATCGCGGCTGAAGGTCGCCGACAACACCGGCGCCAAGGAGATCTTGTGCATCCGCGTGCTCGGCGGATCGTCGCGACGCTACGCCGGGATTGGTGACATCATCGTCGCCACCGTCAAAGACGCCATCCCGGGCGGCAACGTCAAGCGCGGCGATGTCGTCAAAGCCGTTGTGGTGCGCACCGTCAAGGAGCGCCGGCGTCCCGACGGCAGCTACATCAAGTTCGACGAGAATGCCGCCGTCATCATCAAGCCGGACAACGACCCGCGCGGTACCCGCATCTTCGGCCCGGTGGGTCGCGAGCTGCGCGAGAAGCGGTTCATGAAGATCATTTCGCTCGCCCCGGAGGTGTTGTAG
- the rplX gene encoding 50S ribosomal protein L24 gives MKVHKGDTVLVVSGKDKGAKGKVLQAYPERNRVLVEGVNRIKKHTAISTNQRGAKSGGIVTQEAPIHVSNVMVVDSDGKPTRIGYRVDEETGKRVRISKRNGKDIQA, from the coding sequence ATGAAGGTCCACAAGGGCGACACCGTGCTGGTTGTTTCCGGCAAAGACAAAGGCGCCAAGGGCAAAGTCCTGCAGGCCTACCCGGAACGCAACCGGGTGTTGGTCGAGGGTGTCAACCGAATCAAGAAGCACACCGCGATTTCGACCAACCAGCGTGGTGCAAAGTCGGGCGGGATCGTTACCCAGGAAGCGCCGATCCACGTGTCCAACGTGATGGTCGTCGACTCCGATGGCAAGCCCACCCGGATCGGCTACCGGGTCGACGAGGAGACCGGCAAGCGGGTCCGTATCTCCAAGCGCAATGGCAAGGACATTCAGGCATGA
- the rplE gene encoding 50S ribosomal protein L5, translating into MSTTDSAVKIPPRLKERYRSEIRDVLHKQFGYGNVMQIPTVTKVVVNMGVGEAARDAKLINGAVSDLALITGQRPEIRKARKSIAQFKLREGMPVGVRATLRGDRMWEFLDRLTSIALPRIRDFRGLSPKQFDGVGNYTFGLAEQSVFHEIDVDKIDRVRGMDINVVTSATTDEEGRALLRALGFPFKEN; encoded by the coding sequence ATGAGCACTACTGATAGCGCAGTGAAGATTCCGCCGCGGCTCAAGGAGCGCTACCGCAGCGAGATCCGCGATGTGCTGCACAAGCAGTTCGGCTACGGCAACGTCATGCAGATCCCGACCGTCACCAAGGTCGTGGTGAACATGGGAGTCGGCGAGGCCGCGCGGGACGCCAAGCTGATCAACGGCGCGGTGAGCGACCTGGCACTGATCACCGGTCAGCGCCCGGAGATCCGCAAGGCCCGCAAGTCCATTGCGCAGTTCAAACTGCGTGAGGGCATGCCCGTGGGCGTGCGGGCGACGCTGCGTGGCGACCGGATGTGGGAGTTCCTCGACCGGCTCACCTCGATCGCGTTGCCGCGTATTCGTGACTTCCGCGGTTTGTCGCCCAAGCAATTCGACGGTGTCGGCAACTACACCTTCGGGCTGGCTGAGCAGTCGGTGTTCCACGAGATCGATGTGGACAAGATCGACCGTGTCCGCGGTATGGACATCAACGTTGTCACCTCGGCGACAACCGACGAGGAAGGACGAGCGCTGTTGCGGGCCCTCGGCTTTCCGTTCAAGGAGAACTGA
- a CDS encoding type Z 30S ribosomal protein S14, translated as MAKKALVNKAARKPKFAVRGYTRCSKCGRPRAVFRKFGLCRICLREMAHAGELPGVQKSSW; from the coding sequence ATGGCGAAGAAGGCACTGGTCAACAAGGCCGCACGCAAGCCCAAGTTCGCGGTGCGCGGCTACACACGATGCAGCAAGTGCGGCCGCCCCCGTGCGGTGTTTCGCAAGTTCGGACTATGCAGGATCTGCCTGCGCGAGATGGCTCACGCAGGTGAGCTGCCCGGCGTGCAGAAGAGCAGCTGGTAA
- the rpsH gene encoding 30S ribosomal protein S8 — MTMTDPIADFLTRLRNANSAYHDEVSLPHSKIKANIAQILKNEGYISDFHTEDARVGKSLIVQLKYGPSRERSIAGLRRVSKPGLRVYAKSTNLPRVLGGLGVAIISTSSGLLTDRQAARQGVGGEVLAYVW; from the coding sequence ATGACCATGACGGACCCGATCGCAGACTTCTTGACTCGTCTGCGTAACGCCAATTCGGCGTACCACGACGAGGTGAGTTTGCCGCACTCCAAGATCAAGGCCAACATCGCCCAGATCCTCAAGAACGAGGGCTACATCAGCGACTTCCATACCGAAGACGCGCGAGTTGGCAAATCGTTGATCGTTCAACTCAAGTACGGGCCGAGCCGGGAACGCAGCATCGCCGGTTTGCGGCGGGTGTCCAAGCCCGGGCTGCGGGTCTACGCCAAGTCCACCAACCTGCCGCGGGTACTCGGCGGCCTGGGTGTGGCGATCATTTCGACCTCCTCAGGCTTGCTGACCGACCGCCAGGCAGCCAGACAGGGCGTGGGCGGCGAAGTCCTCGCGTACGTGTGGTGA
- the rplF gene encoding 50S ribosomal protein L6, with the protein MSRIGKQPVPVPTGVDVMIEGQKVSVKGPKGALDLTVAEPITVSRNDDGAIVISRPNDERRNRSLHGLSRTLVSNLVTGVTEGYTTKMEIHGVGYRVQLKGANLEFALGYSHPVVIEAPEGITFAVQAPTKFTVSGIDKQKVGQISANIRRLRRPDPYKGKGVRYEGEQIRRKVGKTGK; encoded by the coding sequence ATGTCGCGTATTGGTAAGCAGCCGGTTCCGGTTCCCACCGGAGTCGACGTAATGATCGAGGGACAGAAGGTCTCGGTGAAGGGGCCCAAGGGCGCCCTGGACCTGACGGTCGCCGAGCCGATCACGGTGTCGCGCAACGATGATGGCGCGATCGTGATCTCCCGCCCCAACGACGAGCGGCGCAACCGTTCGTTGCACGGGTTGTCACGCACCCTGGTCTCCAACCTGGTGACCGGCGTGACTGAGGGATACACCACCAAAATGGAGATCCACGGCGTGGGTTACCGCGTGCAGCTCAAGGGCGCCAACCTGGAGTTCGCACTCGGATACAGCCACCCCGTTGTGATCGAGGCGCCCGAAGGCATCACCTTCGCCGTCCAGGCGCCGACGAAATTCACGGTCTCTGGGATCGACAAGCAGAAGGTCGGCCAGATCTCGGCGAACATCCGCCGGTTGCGCCGTCCCGACCCGTACAAGGGCAAGGGCGTGCGTTACGAAGGCGAGCAGATCCGCCGCAAGGTCGGAAAGACAGGTAAGTAG
- the rplR gene encoding 50S ribosomal protein L18, which yields MGQSVSATRRVSRLRRHARLRKRIAGTQQRPRLVVHRSARHIHVQLVNDANGTTVAAASSIETDVRGLDGDKKARSVRVGQLIAERAKAAGIDTVVFDRGGYTYGGRIAALADAARENGLKF from the coding sequence GTGGGGCAGAGCGTATCCGCTACCCGCCGGGTTTCCCGGCTGCGCAGGCACGCACGGCTGCGCAAGAGGATCGCCGGCACCCAACAACGTCCGCGCCTGGTGGTGCACCGGTCCGCTCGGCACATCCACGTGCAGTTGGTGAACGACGCCAACGGCACCACCGTGGCCGCCGCCTCATCGATCGAAACCGATGTGCGTGGCCTGGATGGAGACAAGAAAGCCCGCAGTGTTCGGGTGGGCCAGTTGATCGCCGAGCGCGCCAAGGCCGCCGGTATCGACACCGTGGTATTCGACCGCGGCGGGTACACCTACGGCGGACGGATCGCGGCGCTGGCCGATGCCGCGCGCGAGAATGGATTGAAGTTCTGA
- the rpsE gene encoding 30S ribosomal protein S5, translating into MAEQSAGGQGAPEGRDSRDSREGRGRRDGGRGGRDSDKSNYLERVVAINRVSKVVKGGRRFSFTALVIVGDGNGMVGVGYGKAKEVPAAIAKGVEEARKGFFRVPLIGGTITHPVQGEAAAGVVLLRPASPGTGVIAGGAARAVLECAGVHDILAKSLGSDNAINVVHATVAALKMLQRPEEVAARRGLPIEDVAPAGMLKARRESEALAAAAVREAQTSGAQP; encoded by the coding sequence ATGGCGGAGCAGTCGGCCGGTGGGCAAGGCGCCCCTGAAGGCCGCGACAGCCGCGACTCACGCGAAGGCCGCGGCCGGCGCGACGGTGGCCGCGGTGGCCGCGACAGCGACAAGAGCAACTACTTGGAGCGTGTGGTTGCGATCAACCGCGTCTCCAAGGTGGTCAAGGGTGGTCGGCGATTCAGCTTCACCGCCCTGGTCATCGTCGGTGACGGCAACGGGATGGTCGGTGTCGGCTACGGCAAGGCCAAAGAGGTCCCGGCCGCGATCGCCAAGGGCGTCGAGGAGGCTCGCAAGGGCTTCTTCCGGGTGCCGTTGATCGGCGGCACCATCACCCATCCGGTGCAGGGCGAGGCGGCCGCCGGTGTGGTGCTGCTGCGTCCGGCCAGCCCGGGTACCGGTGTGATCGCCGGTGGCGCTGCGCGCGCCGTGCTGGAATGCGCCGGCGTGCACGACATCCTGGCCAAGTCGTTGGGTAGCGACAACGCGATCAACGTGGTGCACGCCACCGTTGCCGCGCTGAAGATGCTGCAGCGTCCCGAGGAGGTGGCGGCCCGACGCGGACTGCCCATCGAGGACGTTGCCCCGGCCGGAATGCTCAAGGCGCGCCGCGAAAGCGAAGCGCTGGCCGCCGCTGCAGTACGCGAGGCCCAAACTTCGGGGGCACAACCATGA
- the rpmD gene encoding 50S ribosomal protein L30, whose translation MSEATNQLKITQVRSTIGARWKQRESLRTLGLRRIRHTVVRDDNAQTRGLIAVVRHLVEVEPAQNGTGGKAQ comes from the coding sequence ATGAGTGAAGCAACCAATCAGCTCAAGATCACCCAGGTGCGCAGCACCATCGGGGCGCGCTGGAAGCAGCGCGAGAGCCTGCGCACCCTGGGCTTGCGCCGGATCCGCCACACGGTGGTCCGCGACGACAACGCGCAGACCCGCGGGCTGATCGCGGTGGTGCGCCACCTCGTCGAGGTGGAGCCCGCCCAGAATGGCACCGGAGGTAAGGCACAGTGA
- the rplO gene encoding 50S ribosomal protein L15: protein MTIKLHDLRPAPGSKTPRTRVGRGEGSKGKTAGRGTKGTKARKQVPTTFEGGQMPIHMRLPKLKGFRNRFRTEYEIVNVGDIARLFPEGGTIGVDELVAKGAVRKNSLVKVLGDGKLTVKVDVTAHKFSGSAREQITAAGGSVTEL, encoded by the coding sequence GTGACCATCAAGCTGCACGATCTGCGCCCGGCGCCCGGATCGAAAACCCCGCGGACTCGCGTGGGTCGCGGTGAGGGCTCCAAGGGTAAGACCGCGGGCCGCGGTACCAAGGGCACCAAGGCGCGCAAACAGGTTCCGACGACGTTCGAGGGTGGGCAGATGCCCATCCACATGCGGCTGCCTAAACTCAAGGGTTTCCGTAACCGGTTCCGCACCGAGTACGAGATCGTCAATGTCGGCGACATCGCTCGGCTGTTCCCCGAGGGCGGCACCATCGGTGTCGACGAGCTGGTCGCCAAGGGAGCGGTTCGCAAGAACTCGCTGGTGAAGGTGCTCGGGGACGGCAAGCTGACCGTCAAGGTCGATGTCACCGCGCACAAGTTCAGCGGTAGCGCCCGGGAGCAGATCACCGCCGCCGGCGGATCCGTCACCGAACTGTAG
- a CDS encoding LLM class flavin-dependent oxidoreductase has translation MRFSIAIPQLDTDGFDAAGLRAYLARAEELGFEGGWVLEQIIGSSPLLAPLELLAYCAACTNRLRLGVAVLVTSLHDPLQLASSVTAVDRLSDGRLDLGVAAGGGSRKFAAFGVDRATHVSYFTEGLQLMKAAWSDEPRVRFHGRFRDVDDLPIQPKPVQRPHPPIWFGGRAPKALARAVRHGDAFLGAGSSTTADFATAVTTLRHELAEQGRDPAGFTIGKRVYLMVDDDPERARERVLAGLRSIYGKMGGLDAVAVAGTPDDVTRGLAEVIAAGAQTLLLNPVGPDVGQNHEQMERLAAEVIPRLR, from the coding sequence GTGAGGTTTTCGATAGCGATCCCCCAACTCGACACCGACGGCTTTGACGCCGCAGGACTGCGCGCCTATCTCGCTCGCGCCGAGGAACTCGGGTTCGAGGGCGGGTGGGTACTCGAGCAGATCATCGGCAGTTCGCCGCTGCTGGCACCGCTAGAGCTACTGGCATACTGCGCTGCCTGCACCAATCGGCTTCGGCTGGGGGTCGCCGTGTTGGTGACGTCCCTGCACGATCCGCTGCAATTGGCCTCGTCGGTGACCGCCGTGGACCGTCTCAGCGACGGCCGCCTCGACCTCGGCGTCGCGGCCGGCGGCGGTTCGCGCAAGTTCGCGGCTTTCGGGGTGGACCGCGCCACCCATGTCAGCTATTTCACCGAGGGCCTGCAGTTGATGAAGGCGGCCTGGTCCGATGAGCCACGGGTGAGGTTCCATGGCCGCTTCCGCGATGTCGATGACCTGCCCATCCAGCCCAAGCCGGTGCAACGCCCGCACCCCCCGATCTGGTTCGGCGGGCGCGCGCCCAAGGCCCTGGCCAGGGCGGTCCGGCACGGTGACGCGTTCCTGGGCGCGGGCTCCTCGACGACGGCCGACTTCGCCACGGCGGTGACCACACTGCGTCACGAACTGGCCGAACAAGGCCGCGATCCCGCCGGCTTCACCATCGGCAAACGGGTCTATCTGATGGTGGACGACGACCCCGAGCGGGCCCGCGAGCGCGTGCTGGCGGGTTTGCGCAGTATCTACGGAAAGATGGGCGGCCTGGATGCGGTGGCGGTGGCGGGCACTCCCGACGACGTCACCCGCGGTCTGGCTGAGGTGATCGCCGCGGGGGCGCAAACGCTGTTGCTCAATCCCGTGGGCCCCGATGTTGGGCAGAACCACGAGCAGATGGAGCGCCTCGCCGCGGAGGTCATTCCGCGGCTGCGCTAG